The proteins below are encoded in one region of Vibrio sp. ED004:
- a CDS encoding ABC transporter permease: MLWPVVKALLGHYRRYPLQIILVWLGLTLGVSLLVGVTAINQHAKQSYAHGEKLFSNPLPYRIRPKHNANKIPQGFYIHLRREGFQQCSPFDHHRITDENGSNFMLIGIDPVSMLQLQPGVALKDLNTLDLMKPPYPILVSDDLAEHMQWNNGDYISLLDGSELGPVMVDENDIINGTRLIADISLLRMLKRSAGLSVIACSEMSTEKFERLKNMLPNGLTISRSSKAELESLTSAFHLNLKAMGMLSFVVGLFIFYQAMSLSFIQRQPLVGILRQTGVSGWQLTKALCLELLLLVLLSWICGNVFGVMLANQLLPAVSSSLGDLYDANVGLTIDWNWRWSGYSLLMALIGAFLACAWPLVRLLKSQPIRLSSRLSLMRFAGTEFTWQALIGCGFLVAAVAVYQAPQTQESGFAIIALMLVSVALFTPFLMWKLFNSLSYSLRWVRARWFFADAASSMSYRGVATMAFMLALTANIGVETMVGSFRDTTDKWLTQRLAADLYIYPTNNAAARMSSWLSEQPEVDSVWWRWEKDVASPVGSIQVVSTGPSEGELEALTIKLGIPNYWYHLHHSKGVLISESMSLKLGIRPGDYIDLYDNLGSGWQVVGVYYDYGNPYHQVMMSHRNWLYGFAGRGNVGLGVILKDDVNSIGLRSRLESVFRLGSERIFDNNNIHSQAMRVFDRTFAIADTLGNITLVIAVFGIFFATVAGEVSRQRHISLQRCLGVSAKELILTGSLQLFVFGLISSLIAIPLGLALASLIVDIVIKQSFGWSLELQVLPWDYLETFAWAMAALMLAGALPVMRMIRTTPMKSLRDAL, translated from the coding sequence ATGTTATGGCCCGTAGTTAAGGCACTACTCGGTCATTATCGACGTTACCCACTTCAGATTATCTTGGTATGGCTTGGTTTAACCCTCGGCGTATCACTTTTGGTTGGTGTTACTGCCATTAACCAACACGCCAAGCAAAGCTATGCACATGGCGAAAAACTCTTTTCGAATCCTCTTCCTTACCGTATTCGACCAAAACACAACGCCAATAAAATCCCACAAGGCTTTTATATCCATCTTCGCCGTGAAGGCTTTCAGCAGTGTTCTCCTTTTGATCACCATCGTATCACTGATGAAAACGGTTCAAACTTCATGCTGATTGGCATAGACCCAGTTTCTATGCTCCAACTGCAGCCGGGTGTTGCGTTAAAAGACCTGAATACGTTAGATCTCATGAAGCCGCCATATCCGATTCTTGTGAGCGATGATCTCGCTGAACACATGCAATGGAATAATGGTGACTATATTTCCCTTTTGGATGGCTCTGAGCTTGGCCCGGTAATGGTTGACGAAAACGACATTATCAATGGTACAAGGCTGATTGCGGATATTTCGCTGCTGAGAATGCTCAAGCGAAGTGCTGGTTTATCTGTGATTGCATGCTCAGAGATGTCTACCGAGAAGTTTGAACGTCTCAAAAATATGCTGCCGAACGGTTTAACGATTTCGCGCAGCTCTAAAGCCGAACTTGAGTCGTTGACCAGTGCGTTTCACTTAAACCTAAAAGCGATGGGTATGCTGTCGTTTGTGGTTGGCTTGTTCATTTTCTATCAAGCAATGTCGCTTTCTTTTATTCAACGTCAACCGTTAGTCGGGATTTTAAGACAGACGGGTGTGTCTGGTTGGCAGCTGACTAAAGCGCTCTGTTTAGAATTACTGCTATTGGTTTTATTGAGCTGGATCTGCGGCAATGTGTTTGGCGTGATGTTGGCAAACCAATTGTTACCTGCCGTATCTTCAAGCTTGGGCGATTTATACGACGCTAACGTCGGCTTAACCATCGACTGGAATTGGCGTTGGAGCGGTTACAGCTTACTGATGGCATTGATTGGTGCTTTCTTAGCGTGTGCGTGGCCGCTGGTTCGTTTACTTAAGTCTCAACCTATCCGCTTGTCTTCTCGTTTGTCTTTGATGCGTTTTGCGGGTACTGAGTTCACTTGGCAAGCGTTGATTGGCTGTGGCTTCTTGGTTGCTGCTGTTGCTGTGTATCAAGCTCCACAAACTCAAGAGTCTGGCTTTGCGATCATCGCATTGATGCTGGTGAGTGTAGCTCTGTTTACACCATTCTTAATGTGGAAACTGTTTAACAGTCTGTCTTATTCATTACGTTGGGTTCGTGCTCGCTGGTTCTTCGCGGACGCAGCATCAAGCATGAGCTACCGCGGTGTGGCGACTATGGCATTTATGCTAGCGCTAACAGCGAACATTGGCGTAGAAACCATGGTCGGCAGCTTTAGGGATACGACCGATAAGTGGTTAACACAGCGCTTGGCGGCTGACCTCTATATCTACCCAACCAACAATGCAGCGGCTCGCATGAGTAGTTGGCTATCAGAACAACCTGAAGTTGATTCTGTTTGGTGGCGCTGGGAGAAAGATGTCGCTTCTCCAGTAGGCAGTATTCAAGTAGTGAGTACGGGTCCTTCCGAAGGTGAGCTAGAAGCGCTAACTATTAAACTCGGCATTCCAAATTACTGGTATCACTTACACCATTCTAAAGGTGTGCTGATCAGTGAATCGATGTCTCTCAAGTTGGGTATCCGTCCGGGAGACTATATTGACCTCTATGACAACTTGGGCTCTGGTTGGCAAGTGGTGGGCGTTTATTACGATTATGGCAACCCTTATCATCAAGTGATGATGTCACATCGAAACTGGCTATACGGTTTTGCTGGGCGGGGCAATGTTGGCCTTGGCGTGATACTCAAAGATGATGTCAATTCAATCGGTCTTAGAAGCCGATTGGAAAGCGTATTCAGGCTCGGATCTGAACGTATCTTTGACAACAACAATATTCACAGTCAAGCGATGCGGGTATTTGATAGAACCTTCGCGATTGCTGACACGCTAGGCAATATAACTCTGGTTATTGCGGTGTTCGGCATTTTCTTTGCAACTGTTGCAGGAGAAGTCTCGCGGCAAAGACATATCTCGTTGCAGCGCTGTTTGGGTGTTTCTGCGAAAGAACTGATTCTGACAGGCAGTTTACAACTGTTTGTGTTTGGGCTTATTTCCTCTTTGATAGCGATTCCGCTTGGCTTAGCGTTAGCGAGCTTGATCGTTGATATCGTTATCAAGCAGTCTTTTGGGTGGTCACTCGAGTTACAAGTGCTCCCTTGGGACTATTTAGAGACATTTGCTTGGGCAATGGCAGCATTGATGCTAGCTGGTGCTTTACCAGTGATGAGAATGATTCGGACCACGCCGATGAAGTCACTGAGGGATGCCCTTTAA
- a CDS encoding ABC transporter ATP-binding protein: protein MLKLSDLCKGYVDGGEFHPVLQGAELTLNQGDQLALMGESGSGKSTLLNLIAGLDLADSGEIAFPHFNMHDSTERDRTAYRRNNIGHIFQQFNLLPTLNIADNIRFCRQLKGLPEDKGLWRQILSALDLMPLLGRYPEEASGGQQQRAAIARALYMEPKILLADEPTGSLDERNAEAVMRLLTSLARQLECTLLLVTHSEKVALHMDGRIRLQGGQLHVMARS, encoded by the coding sequence ATGTTAAAGCTGTCAGACCTATGTAAAGGCTATGTCGATGGGGGGGAGTTCCACCCTGTTTTGCAAGGTGCTGAACTGACATTAAACCAAGGTGACCAGCTGGCATTAATGGGCGAAAGCGGTTCAGGTAAAAGTACTTTACTGAATCTTATCGCGGGTTTAGACCTAGCGGATTCAGGTGAAATCGCTTTCCCTCACTTCAACATGCACGACTCTACCGAGCGTGACCGCACCGCTTATCGCAGAAACAACATTGGTCATATCTTTCAGCAGTTCAACTTACTGCCGACATTGAATATTGCCGATAACATTCGTTTTTGCCGCCAATTAAAAGGCCTACCTGAAGACAAGGGGCTCTGGAGACAGATTCTTTCTGCTTTAGATCTAATGCCTTTGCTTGGTCGTTACCCTGAAGAGGCGTCTGGTGGACAGCAACAACGTGCAGCGATTGCTCGTGCGTTATATATGGAACCAAAAATCTTATTGGCTGATGAACCAACAGGTAGTCTAGATGAGCGTAATGCCGAAGCGGTAATGCGTTTGCTTACGTCTTTGGCTCGCCAATTAGAATGCACTTTGTTGTTGGTGACACACAGTGAAAAAGTAGCGTTGCACATGGATGGCAGGATCCGTCTACAAGGAGGGCAACTGCATGTTATGGCCCGTAGTTAA